One part of the Pseudomonas leptonychotis genome encodes these proteins:
- a CDS encoding alpha/beta fold hydrolase, with amino-acid sequence MNAPARLSNDGLQAKQLSVQGDGVALATYRWGLKSGPVLLLVHGYPDSHEIWLPLVRELAADYQIIAYDVRGFGASDIPRKRLDYHLEKLANDVEAVIKVLSPDQPVHLVAHDWGSIQAWEAVTEPRIQPLLSSYTSISGPCLDHVGHWMRGKLKQKTPRALLQVLGQLLSSWYIALFHMPLLPELTWRLGLDRAWPQLLRKVEGLRNVAASSSQRSDGVHGVKLYRANFMRSLFKPRQRHTQVPVQLIVPTHDRFVRPQLFEQLQHWAPKLQRREVNAGHWQLLAEPQQLAAWLREFTAQVPHN; translated from the coding sequence ATGAACGCGCCAGCACGGTTGTCAAATGATGGCTTACAGGCCAAACAGTTGAGTGTTCAGGGTGATGGGGTGGCGCTGGCAACCTACCGCTGGGGGCTTAAGAGCGGCCCGGTCCTGCTATTGGTACACGGCTACCCGGACAGCCATGAAATATGGCTACCGCTGGTGCGCGAACTGGCCGCCGACTACCAAATCATTGCCTATGACGTGCGCGGCTTTGGCGCATCGGATATTCCACGCAAGCGTCTGGATTACCATCTGGAGAAGCTCGCCAATGATGTAGAGGCGGTAATCAAAGTCCTTAGTCCAGACCAGCCAGTGCATCTGGTGGCCCATGACTGGGGCTCGATTCAGGCCTGGGAGGCCGTCACTGAACCACGTATTCAGCCGCTGCTGAGCTCTTACACCAGCATCTCCGGGCCGTGCCTGGACCATGTTGGCCACTGGATGCGCGGCAAGCTCAAGCAGAAGACTCCGCGCGCACTGCTGCAAGTGCTCGGGCAACTGCTTAGTTCCTGGTATATCGCGCTGTTTCACATGCCACTGCTGCCCGAACTGACCTGGCGCCTGGGCCTGGACCGCGCCTGGCCACAGCTGCTGCGCAAGGTCGAAGGGCTGCGCAATGTTGCGGCCAGCAGCAGCCAGCGCTCTGACGGTGTGCACGGGGTCAAGCTGTACCGCGCCAACTTTATGCGCAGCCTGTTCAAGCCGCGCCAGCGTCACACCCAAGTGCCGGTGCAATTAATAGTGCCGACCCATGATCGTTTTGTCCGCCCACAACTGTTCGAGCAACTGCAGCACTGGGCGCCAAAGCTACAGCGGCGCGAAGTGAACGCCGGGCACTGGCAACTGCTGGCCGAGCCACAGCAGCTGGCCGCTTGGCTGCGTGAGTTCACTGCGCAGGTGCCACACAACTAA
- a CDS encoding RES family NAD+ phosphorylase has product MDIWQHCQGPQQIKPLRGRLVRLVESQAQVATLQLVDTLAEQALLEELLEASKPPLPRSAEPLHYLLKTPFRYPPLRWGSRFGSVHEPSLFYGALRIDTAMAEAAYYRFLLWDGMSIAPPSGRILSEHCTFEARYQVTRGIQLQHPPFADFQAELCHASAYQPCQAIGAAMRSAGVEAFEYRSARCPLKGNNVALFVPDALAEKRPRNLMSWLCETTDEYVAFKSAQVPDTPRVFRLAAYQRDGRLPRPA; this is encoded by the coding sequence ATGGATATCTGGCAACACTGCCAAGGCCCGCAGCAGATCAAGCCATTGCGCGGGCGCCTGGTGCGTCTGGTTGAGAGTCAGGCCCAGGTCGCCACGTTGCAACTGGTCGACACCCTCGCCGAGCAGGCGCTGCTCGAGGAGTTGCTGGAGGCTAGCAAACCGCCGTTGCCGCGCAGTGCCGAACCCCTGCATTACTTGCTGAAAACCCCGTTCCGTTATCCACCGCTGCGTTGGGGTTCGCGCTTTGGTTCTGTACATGAGCCGAGCTTGTTCTATGGTGCACTGCGTATCGACACGGCAATGGCGGAAGCGGCCTATTACCGTTTTTTACTCTGGGATGGCATGAGTATCGCGCCGCCCAGTGGGCGCATTCTTTCCGAGCACTGCACCTTCGAGGCGCGTTATCAGGTAACGCGTGGTATTCAATTGCAGCACCCACCGTTTGCAGATTTTCAGGCTGAGCTTTGTCATGCCAGCGCCTATCAACCCTGTCAGGCAATTGGTGCTGCTATGCGCAGCGCCGGGGTGGAAGCGTTCGAATACCGTTCGGCGCGTTGCCCGTTGAAAGGCAACAATGTGGCGCTGTTTGTCCCTGATGCGTTGGCGGAAAAACGTCCGCGCAACCTAATGAGTTGGTTGTGCGAAACCACCGACGAGTATGTCGCCTTCAAAAGTGCCCAGGTTCCAGATACTCCTCGAGTCTTTCGTTTGGCGGCGTATCAGCGTGATGGTCGCCTGCCGCGCCCGGCCTAG
- a CDS encoding sulfate/molybdate ABC transporter ATP-binding protein has product MSIVVSNVSKNFNAFKALNDISVHIQSGELVALLGPSGCGKTTLLRIIAGLETPDSGSIEFHGEDVSKHDVRDRNVGFVFQHYALFRHMTVFDNVAFGLRMKPKKQRPNENVIKKKVHDLLELVQLDWLADRYPEQLSGGQRQRIALARALAVEPKVLLLDEPFGALDAKVRKELRRWLARLHEEVHLTSVFVTHDQEEAMEVADRIVVMNKGVVEQIGTPAEVYEKPASDFVYHFLGDANRLYVGDDHHVLFRPHEIHLSRQAETGHQAGEVRDIRPLGAITRVTLKVAGQSEPIEAEVAKDHLSLANLARGETLYFKPKAGQPVIQQR; this is encoded by the coding sequence ATGTCCATCGTAGTCTCCAACGTCAGCAAGAACTTCAATGCGTTTAAAGCGCTGAACGACATCAGTGTCCATATTCAGAGTGGTGAATTGGTGGCCTTGCTCGGCCCGTCCGGCTGCGGCAAAACCACCTTGCTGCGCATCATCGCCGGCTTGGAAACGCCAGACAGCGGCAGCATTGAGTTCCACGGCGAAGACGTGTCTAAGCACGATGTGCGTGACCGTAACGTCGGCTTCGTGTTTCAGCATTACGCGTTGTTCCGCCACATGACCGTCTTCGACAACGTCGCGTTTGGTCTGCGCATGAAGCCCAAGAAGCAGCGCCCGAATGAGAATGTGATCAAGAAGAAGGTTCACGACCTGCTCGAACTGGTGCAGCTCGACTGGCTGGCGGATCGCTACCCGGAGCAGCTTTCCGGTGGCCAGCGCCAACGCATCGCCCTGGCTCGCGCCCTGGCGGTGGAGCCCAAAGTGCTGCTGCTCGACGAACCCTTCGGTGCGTTGGATGCCAAGGTGCGTAAAGAACTGCGCCGCTGGTTGGCACGTCTGCATGAAGAAGTGCACCTAACCTCGGTATTCGTCACCCACGACCAGGAAGAAGCCATGGAAGTGGCGGATCGCATCGTGGTGATGAACAAGGGTGTGGTTGAGCAGATCGGCACGCCGGCTGAGGTGTACGAGAAGCCGGCCAGTGATTTCGTCTACCACTTCTTGGGTGATGCCAACCGCCTGTATGTCGGCGATGACCACCATGTGCTGTTCCGCCCGCACGAAATTCATCTTTCGCGTCAGGCCGAAACGGGCCATCAGGCCGGCGAAGTACGTGATATTCGTCCACTCGGCGCAATCACCCGGGTGACCCTCAAGGTCGCCGGGCAGAGCGAACCGATTGAAGCCGAAGTGGCCAAGGATCACCTCAGTCTGGCCAACCTGGCCCGTGGTGAAACCCTGTACTTCAAGCCGAAAGCGGGGCAACCGGTGATTCAGCAGCGCTGA
- a CDS encoding MgtC/SapB family protein, whose amino-acid sequence MPEALTTLLNFASALAAGLLIGAERGWQGRNSDDSQLVAGIRTFALSSLLGAFAMLLGEHFGVIAWAVIFAGFALLVMASYFGELKRLGDIGLTSEVALLITFLLGSLAMAGYAGLAASGAVAVALLLSLKQSLHGALQRLSEAELSGILKLLFISLVLLPALPNQGYGPWQTFNPYAIWWMVVLIASIGFAAYVAIRLVGMRRGLLITALLGGVVSSTAMTVTLARLASGRNLHAMLACGLLATSALMFPRILLEVGLVNAHLLPQLFWPLGIATLIYASGALLYFHRAGNEPEEAAEPPLKNPFELGPALRFAALLALILLMVEGAQHEFGDAGVYLVALLSGLADVDAITLSLSRSAQGELATQVAVQGIFLAALSNSLVKGFLIALIGGRRLALMTLPIMAAGLLAGAAVLLLH is encoded by the coding sequence GGCCGTAATAGCGATGACTCACAGCTGGTCGCAGGCATTCGCACCTTTGCCTTGAGCAGCCTGCTCGGCGCCTTTGCCATGCTGCTGGGGGAGCACTTCGGCGTCATCGCCTGGGCGGTGATCTTTGCTGGTTTTGCCCTCCTCGTAATGGCCTCCTACTTTGGCGAACTGAAACGCTTGGGCGATATAGGCCTTACCAGCGAAGTGGCGTTACTGATCACTTTTCTGCTTGGCAGCCTGGCCATGGCCGGTTATGCCGGCCTAGCGGCTTCGGGTGCGGTAGCGGTGGCACTGCTGCTGAGCCTCAAACAGTCCCTGCACGGAGCACTGCAGCGGCTCAGCGAGGCGGAACTGTCCGGGATACTGAAGCTGCTGTTTATTTCCTTGGTGCTATTACCCGCACTGCCCAATCAAGGTTACGGCCCCTGGCAGACGTTCAATCCTTACGCCATCTGGTGGATGGTGGTGCTGATCGCCAGCATCGGTTTTGCCGCTTACGTGGCAATACGCCTGGTGGGCATGCGCCGCGGCTTGCTGATCACCGCACTACTGGGCGGCGTGGTGTCCTCCACAGCAATGACCGTGACCCTGGCGCGTCTGGCCTCTGGTCGCAACTTGCACGCGATGCTGGCCTGCGGCCTGCTCGCCACGTCAGCCCTGATGTTTCCGCGCATTCTCTTGGAAGTCGGCCTGGTAAACGCCCACCTGCTGCCGCAGCTGTTCTGGCCCCTGGGCATCGCCACACTGATATACGCCAGCGGCGCTTTGTTGTACTTCCACCGCGCCGGTAACGAGCCTGAAGAGGCCGCCGAACCGCCACTTAAAAACCCCTTCGAGCTAGGCCCTGCTTTGCGTTTTGCCGCGCTACTGGCGCTGATCCTGCTCATGGTCGAAGGCGCGCAGCACGAGTTTGGTGACGCGGGGGTGTATCTGGTGGCACTGCTTTCGGGCTTGGCCGATGTGGATGCCATCACCCTCTCGCTGTCACGCAGCGCTCAGGGCGAACTGGCTACCCAAGTTGCCGTGCAAGGCATCTTCCTCGCGGCCCTGAGTAACAGTCTGGTCAAAGGCTTTCTGATCGCCTTGATTGGTGGCCGCAGGTTGGCCTTGATGACCCTGCCGATAATGGCTGCGGGTCTATTGGCCGGCGCTGCGGTGTTGCTGCTGCACTAA
- a CDS encoding tetratricopeptide repeat protein, whose amino-acid sequence MPRVITRLVVNPATAPRLPTRVALWLLDSPRLGATPSVKRFAGRLLKQPALQGVVQAQSRLGQMLCRDCGNPRDRRMGFELLRQAARAGDMGAQLELGQLYSQPRNREPQQARHWLELAAGQGSPEAQQLLKQL is encoded by the coding sequence ATGCCTCGCGTAATCACTCGACTTGTTGTTAACCCCGCGACTGCTCCGCGATTGCCAACGCGTGTTGCGTTGTGGCTACTGGACAGTCCTCGTCTCGGCGCTACGCCTAGCGTTAAACGCTTTGCCGGTCGCCTGCTCAAGCAGCCTGCTTTGCAGGGTGTGGTGCAGGCGCAGAGTCGGCTGGGGCAAATGCTCTGCCGTGATTGCGGCAATCCGCGTGATCGGCGCATGGGTTTTGAGCTGCTGCGCCAGGCCGCCCGCGCCGGCGATATGGGCGCTCAGCTGGAGCTTGGTCAACTCTATAGTCAGCCGCGTAACCGTGAACCGCAGCAGGCCCGCCATTGGCTGGAGCTAGCTGCGGGGCAGGGTTCGCCAGAGGCGCAGCAACTGCTTAAACAGCTCTAG
- a CDS encoding antitoxin Xre/MbcA/ParS toxin-binding domain-containing protein — MSALIRSVADADAVLAKALLSTREQLDLTQQELADIIGVHRTAISRWADGGLRVHSKTGELALLLIRVYRSLFALFGGNLPDMQHFLRTDNRHLDAPPLSLMMQVQGLVRVVEYLDAIRGKG; from the coding sequence ATGAGCGCATTGATTCGATCGGTTGCCGACGCCGATGCGGTGCTGGCCAAAGCGCTGCTGAGTACCCGCGAACAACTGGACCTGACCCAGCAGGAGCTGGCGGACATCATTGGTGTACACCGTACGGCCATCTCGCGCTGGGCCGACGGCGGCTTGCGGGTACACAGCAAGACCGGTGAGCTGGCCCTGTTGCTGATTCGCGTATACCGCTCATTGTTTGCCCTGTTCGGCGGTAATCTGCCGGATATGCAGCATTTTTTGCGCACCGATAACCGTCATCTGGATGCGCCGCCACTGTCGCTGATGATGCAGGTGCAGGGGCTGGTGCGGGTGGTGGAGTATTTAGATGCGATTCGTGGCAAAGGCTAG
- a CDS encoding YnbE family lipoprotein encodes MRLRSCFVVLLLGLLSTACTPTVQLAMPNEPININLNVKIEHEIYIKVDKALDSMFSESSGLF; translated from the coding sequence ATGCGCTTGCGTAGTTGTTTCGTCGTCCTGCTACTAGGGCTGCTCAGCACCGCCTGCACCCCGACCGTGCAGCTGGCGATGCCCAATGAGCCGATCAATATCAACCTAAATGTGAAGATTGAGCATGAAATCTACATCAAGGTGGATAAAGCCCTGGACAGCATGTTCAGCGAATCCAGCGGATTGTTCTAA
- a CDS encoding YdbL family protein, which translates to MNIYKRLAGLLLLLSLSLPAVALNLNEAMSALGDAKASGQLGEMPNGYLGVVRGDTQVAEVAKLINQARRAEYEKLASQNGIKLSDVEAIAGKKAIEKTPPGQLIQLEGKWVLK; encoded by the coding sequence ATGAACATCTATAAGCGCCTTGCCGGCCTATTGCTGCTGCTCAGCCTGAGCCTTCCGGCCGTAGCCCTGAACCTCAACGAAGCCATGTCCGCCCTGGGCGATGCCAAAGCCAGCGGTCAGCTGGGTGAAATGCCCAATGGCTATCTGGGGGTCGTCCGGGGCGATACCCAGGTCGCCGAAGTTGCCAAATTAATCAACCAGGCACGCCGCGCCGAGTACGAGAAGCTGGCGAGCCAGAACGGCATCAAATTGAGCGATGTGGAAGCCATTGCCGGCAAGAAAGCCATCGAAAAAACGCCACCAGGCCAATTGATTCAACTAGAGGGTAAATGGGTACTCAAGTAA
- the cysW gene encoding sulfate ABC transporter permease subunit CysW, with protein sequence MSSVTLSASASANAARRGNQLGRRLLIISAWLVFVLFLVLPLFIVLSEALKHGFGTFFGAIFEPDAISALKLTLLAVGISVPLNLVFGVAAAWCVSKYAFRGKSLLVTLIDLPFSVSPVIAGLIYVLLFGAQGFIGPWLREHDIQIIFALPGIVLATVFVTVPFVARELIPLMQQQGTQEEEAARLLGANGWQMFWHVTLPNIKWGLIYGVVLCTARAMGEFGAVSVVSGHIRGYTNTLPLHVEILYNEYNHVAAFSVASLLLLLAVFILLLKQWSESRINRLKASAGEE encoded by the coding sequence ATGTCTTCTGTAACCCTAAGCGCGTCAGCCTCGGCCAACGCCGCACGGCGCGGTAATCAGCTCGGTCGCAGGCTGCTGATCATCAGCGCCTGGCTGGTGTTTGTGCTGTTCCTCGTGTTGCCGCTGTTTATCGTGCTGAGCGAAGCGTTGAAGCACGGCTTTGGCACCTTCTTCGGCGCAATTTTCGAACCTGACGCTATCAGTGCGCTGAAGCTGACCCTGCTTGCCGTGGGCATTTCGGTGCCACTCAACCTGGTGTTCGGCGTGGCCGCTGCCTGGTGTGTGAGCAAGTACGCGTTTCGCGGCAAGAGCTTGCTGGTGACCCTGATTGACCTGCCGTTCTCGGTATCGCCGGTGATCGCCGGTCTGATCTACGTGCTGCTATTCGGCGCGCAGGGCTTTATTGGCCCCTGGCTGCGTGAGCACGACATCCAGATCATCTTCGCTTTGCCGGGCATCGTCCTGGCCACGGTGTTTGTCACCGTGCCCTTTGTCGCCCGTGAGCTGATTCCGCTGATGCAGCAGCAAGGCACCCAGGAGGAGGAGGCCGCCCGCCTGCTCGGCGCCAACGGCTGGCAAATGTTCTGGCATGTGACCCTGCCAAATATCAAATGGGGCCTGATCTACGGTGTGGTGTTGTGTACCGCGCGGGCCATGGGTGAGTTCGGCGCGGTGTCGGTGGTCTCCGGGCATATCCGTGGTTACACCAATACGTTGCCGCTGCACGTCGAGATTCTCTACAACGAATACAACCACGTCGCCGCCTTTAGCGTCGCCAGCCTGCTGCTGTTGCTGGCGGTGTTTATCCTGCTGCTCAAGCAGTGGAGCGAGTCGCGTATTAACCGCCTGAAAGCCAGTGCTGGTGAGGAATAA
- a CDS encoding intermembrane phospholipid transport protein YdbH family protein, with translation MPSRRTWLRLISCLVLLLVLLGAYGYVSLTRLLEREQIKQLEWRGLGLSTQAIQLEQLSLQHPSGALQLQQVQLQWRGFSLAPPFWQRVQITSLQLSFPSRPEPASDDSTDFEVPLEQLAAVISLLPQRVQIDALQIELPCASTRCQLLGDLQLLKQATQLDAQLNLQHQQHQLRWHAQLQGGPAAADLQLSLAINQQPQLQLTSSLQQSASGQLWQGDFNGDLQQSEILQSWLSQWLPNAPGTLPKAPVAALLKASWQLQLAPGVLNLAQLQQASGQVQASANLPEPWPIPAIGELQGSFDLSAKALDGHWLADSLSADLSLKQIAKGLISGVPAALHPDALQLNIQATEKPDNLSPQLADRALPLQLQLSGQGRSQFKLQGTLALANGLPWGLQLQGGSFSASSPEFQLKGWEIGALQTQLPLDAYLDAQQLDLTLRKGSQLSLQHLSSANVQAQQLKASSNGLQLHAQLAAGALQDWQLQGPLDLSAQLQHEQLQPQRWYWQGPINANQQQAELNGTLRNDAGLQFKLQAQHNNTKGLSLQAQLTELFLRSGNPLQDSFSAWPALLELNNGRLNGNASLSLASDQQLPTVKLELTGKGLGGIYDRTALEGLDGKISAQIDPKQLQLELNELRLAQANPGIPLGPVQLRGRYSAALQTPTHGQLQLRQAEAALMGGKLQLTPGQWNLATKPLLFPVQVQGLELEQLFILYPTEGLAGTGTLDGYLPLQISRQGVTIEQGQLAARQPGGRLQFHSERIRALGRSNPAMQLVTQSLEDFRFTTLSSQVDYNQEGKLALVMRLEGQNPAIEQGRPIHFNINLEEDIPTLLASLQLTDKVSDIIQQRVQQRMLERNAKTAPTEP, from the coding sequence ATGCCCAGCCGGCGCACCTGGCTGCGACTTATCAGTTGCCTGGTTTTACTGCTCGTCCTGCTTGGCGCTTACGGCTATGTGAGCCTGACTCGCCTGCTTGAACGCGAGCAGATCAAACAGCTCGAATGGCGCGGCCTGGGCCTATCCACCCAGGCCATCCAGCTTGAGCAACTCAGCCTGCAGCACCCCAGCGGCGCACTGCAGCTGCAGCAGGTGCAATTGCAATGGCGTGGTTTCAGCCTGGCGCCGCCCTTCTGGCAGCGGGTGCAGATCACAAGCCTGCAACTGAGCTTTCCCTCTCGACCCGAGCCCGCATCTGACGACAGCACGGATTTTGAGGTGCCGCTGGAGCAGCTAGCCGCCGTTATCAGCCTCTTGCCGCAACGCGTGCAGATTGATGCACTGCAAATCGAGCTGCCCTGCGCCAGCACGCGCTGCCAGCTGTTGGGCGATCTGCAGCTGCTTAAACAAGCAACGCAGCTTGATGCGCAGCTCAACCTGCAACATCAACAGCACCAACTGCGCTGGCACGCTCAGTTGCAGGGCGGCCCTGCAGCGGCAGATCTGCAATTGAGCCTGGCGATCAATCAGCAGCCGCAACTGCAACTCACCAGCAGCCTGCAACAGAGTGCCTCCGGGCAACTCTGGCAAGGCGACTTCAATGGCGATCTGCAGCAAAGTGAAATATTGCAGAGCTGGCTTAGCCAATGGCTGCCCAATGCCCCTGGTACGCTACCGAAGGCTCCGGTAGCGGCATTACTGAAGGCGAGCTGGCAACTGCAGCTTGCACCTGGCGTCCTTAACCTGGCGCAACTGCAGCAGGCCAGCGGCCAGGTGCAGGCCAGCGCCAACCTGCCAGAGCCCTGGCCAATTCCCGCTATCGGCGAACTGCAAGGCAGCTTCGATCTGTCTGCCAAGGCGCTGGATGGGCACTGGCTGGCAGATAGCCTGAGCGCAGACCTTAGCCTCAAGCAGATTGCCAAGGGCCTTATCAGCGGCGTACCGGCAGCGCTGCATCCCGATGCGTTACAGCTAAATATCCAGGCCACGGAAAAGCCTGACAACCTGTCGCCACAACTGGCTGATCGCGCCCTGCCCCTGCAACTCCAGCTCAGTGGCCAAGGACGCAGCCAATTCAAACTGCAGGGCACGTTGGCTCTGGCCAATGGCCTGCCCTGGGGACTGCAACTGCAGGGCGGCAGCTTTAGCGCATCCAGCCCTGAATTTCAGCTGAAGGGCTGGGAGATCGGTGCACTGCAGACGCAGTTGCCACTCGACGCTTATCTGGATGCACAGCAGCTGGATCTCACCCTCAGAAAAGGCTCACAGCTCAGCCTGCAGCACCTAAGCAGTGCGAACGTGCAGGCGCAGCAACTCAAGGCCAGCAGTAACGGGCTGCAACTGCATGCACAACTGGCGGCAGGCGCGCTGCAAGACTGGCAGCTGCAAGGCCCCCTCGACCTCAGTGCACAACTGCAGCATGAGCAATTGCAGCCACAGCGCTGGTACTGGCAAGGCCCCATAAATGCCAATCAGCAGCAGGCAGAACTGAACGGCACGCTGCGTAACGATGCCGGGCTGCAATTCAAGCTGCAGGCACAACACAACAACACCAAGGGCCTGAGCCTGCAAGCACAGCTAACGGAACTGTTTCTGCGTAGCGGCAACCCACTGCAAGACAGCTTCAGCGCCTGGCCAGCCTTGCTGGAGCTGAACAATGGCCGCCTGAACGGCAACGCCAGCCTGAGCCTGGCCAGCGATCAGCAGTTGCCCACCGTCAAACTTGAACTGACTGGCAAAGGCCTGGGTGGGATTTATGACCGCACCGCGCTGGAGGGCCTGGACGGCAAGATAAGTGCGCAAATCGACCCCAAGCAACTGCAGCTTGAGTTGAACGAACTGCGCCTGGCCCAGGCCAACCCCGGCATACCGCTGGGCCCGGTGCAATTGCGCGGCCGCTACAGCGCCGCGCTGCAAACACCCACCCACGGCCAGCTACAGCTGCGCCAGGCCGAAGCTGCTCTGATGGGCGGCAAGCTGCAACTGACGCCAGGACAATGGAACCTGGCCACCAAACCGCTGCTGTTCCCTGTGCAGGTGCAGGGCCTGGAACTTGAGCAGCTGTTTATCCTCTACCCAACAGAGGGTTTGGCAGGCACCGGCACCCTCGACGGCTATTTGCCGCTACAGATAAGCCGCCAAGGCGTAACCATCGAACAGGGCCAACTGGCAGCGCGCCAACCTGGGGGGCGTTTGCAATTTCACTCCGAACGTATCCGCGCCCTGGGCCGCAGCAACCCGGCGATGCAGCTGGTAACCCAATCGCTGGAGGATTTTCGCTTCACCACCCTGAGCAGCCAGGTCGACTACAACCAAGAAGGCAAACTAGCCCTGGTCATGCGCTTAGAGGGTCAGAATCCGGCCATCGAACAGGGTCGACCGATCCACTTCAATATCAATCTGGAAGAAGATATCCCGACCCTACTGGCCAGCCTGCAACTGACCGACAAAGTCAGCGACATCATCCAGCAACGTGTGCAACAGCGTATGCTGGAGCGCAATGCCAAAACGGCCCCGACAGAGCCATGA
- the rmuC gene encoding DNA recombination protein RmuC, whose product MLQERLSNAQLAQTGLAVQLDDCREEIAEISEIKADQQAELAALRRETDLLQQERQIAREAAQAWASQRAQQEGEIRRLDAQRAALSAELKEQQDSHQQRLSDLQGSRDELRAQFAELAGKIFDEREQRFAETSQQQLGQLLDPLKERIQSFEKRVEESYQQEARERFSLGKELERLQQLNQRLGDEATNLTRALKGQKTQGNWGELVLERVLEHAGLEKGREYQTQVSLKSADGERFQPDVLIQLPGDKQVVVDAKVSLTAYQQFIAADDEPARQQALKQHVLSLRSHLKGLSLKDYQRLEGLHSLDFVLLFVPIEAAFAAALQADPGLFQEAFDQHIVIVSPTTLLATLRVIDSLWRQERQSQNAREIAERAGALYDKFVAFIQDLDEMGARLQQLDKAYAGARNKLYEGRGNIISRVENLKLLGARASKSLPADLLEQAAGVSVLDDEMAE is encoded by the coding sequence CTGTTGCAGGAGCGCCTGAGTAACGCGCAGTTGGCTCAGACCGGCCTCGCGGTGCAACTGGATGATTGCCGTGAGGAAATCGCCGAGATCAGCGAGATCAAGGCCGATCAGCAGGCCGAACTGGCCGCACTGCGCCGTGAAACCGACTTGCTGCAGCAGGAGCGGCAGATCGCCCGCGAAGCCGCCCAGGCTTGGGCCAGCCAACGCGCACAGCAGGAAGGCGAAATCCGCCGTCTGGACGCTCAGCGTGCCGCTCTCAGCGCCGAACTTAAAGAGCAGCAAGACAGCCATCAACAACGCCTGAGCGACCTACAAGGCTCACGTGATGAACTGCGTGCGCAGTTCGCCGAGCTGGCGGGCAAGATCTTCGATGAGCGCGAGCAGCGTTTTGCCGAAACTAGCCAACAGCAGCTTGGCCAATTGCTCGACCCGCTCAAGGAACGCATCCAATCCTTCGAAAAACGTGTGGAAGAAAGCTACCAGCAGGAGGCTCGCGAGCGCTTTTCCTTAGGCAAAGAACTGGAACGTTTGCAGCAGCTCAACCAGCGTCTGGGTGATGAGGCGACCAACTTAACCCGCGCCTTAAAGGGCCAGAAAACCCAAGGTAATTGGGGCGAGCTGGTGCTTGAGCGCGTGCTTGAACACGCGGGGCTGGAGAAGGGCCGGGAGTACCAAACCCAGGTCAGCCTAAAGAGCGCCGACGGCGAACGTTTTCAGCCGGATGTGCTGATCCAGCTACCCGGCGACAAGCAGGTGGTGGTGGATGCCAAAGTCAGCCTCACCGCTTACCAGCAATTTATTGCCGCTGATGACGAGCCGGCTCGGCAACAAGCCTTGAAGCAGCATGTGTTGTCATTGCGCAGCCATCTCAAGGGCCTGTCGTTGAAGGATTATCAGCGCCTGGAGGGGCTACACAGCCTGGATTTTGTTCTGCTTTTCGTGCCGATAGAGGCGGCCTTTGCGGCGGCGTTGCAGGCTGACCCCGGCTTGTTTCAGGAGGCCTTTGATCAGCATATCGTTATCGTCAGCCCGACTACCTTGCTGGCCACCTTACGGGTGATCGACAGCCTGTGGCGCCAGGAGCGACAAAGCCAGAATGCCCGTGAAATTGCTGAGCGCGCTGGCGCGCTGTATGACAAGTTCGTCGCCTTTATCCAGGACCTGGATGAAATGGGCGCGCGCCTGCAGCAACTGGATAAAGCCTACGCTGGCGCGCGTAATAAGCTTTACGAGGGGCGCGGCAATATCATCAGCCGGGTGGAAAACCTCAAGCTGCTCGGTGCTCGCGCCAGTAAAAGCCTACCTGCCGATTTGCTTGAGCAGGCCGCCGGCGTAAGTGTGCTGGATGACGAGATGGCCGAGTAG